Part of the bacterium genome, CGATTCCTGTGAGCATATTCGCCCCTTCAATTCGACTTTAATGGTCTACTTTATCGTATATACTAAGAGGACGAACGCTTCGGAGATATGAATGAAGCAGCATTGTAAGAAGTGGGCAGCAATTTTGCTACCGTTAATCGGCACTACATCGGCATTCGCAGCGAGCAGCGGGATGACGACGTGGTTGTTCGATCCGGTGTCGCCGATCTCGGAACAGGTGAAAAACGATTTTTGGTACACGATGGCGTTAATCATGCCATTCATGTTTCTCGCCCACGGTCTGTTGATTTATGCAATTGTAAAGTTTCGGGCAAAGCCGGGCGGTAAAGCTGCGAAGTTTCATGAGAATTTGCCATTGGAAATTGCATGGACGGCAATTCCCACATTGGCGATCATCCTCATTGCAATCCCAGCGTATCGTTTACTCAAGGCGATGGAAGTACCGCCGAAGAGCGATTTGGTGGTTGAGGTCGTCGGTCATCAGTTCTTCTGGGAGTATAAATATCTCAAGTACAACATTGGATATTCCGAAGCGCCGATTGTCGTTCCCGTGAACTCGGTAGTGACATTAAATGGAACCAGTGTCGATGTGATTCACAGTTGGTTCATTCCAGCGATTGGTGTGAAGTTCGATGTGAATCCGGGAAAGATGACGCACAGTTGGTTCAAGGCAACTAAAGTCGGACACTACAAGGGGCAATGCGCTGAGTTGTGCGGAAAACTGCATGCAGCGATGTACATCGATCTTAAAGTGGTGACACAGGATGAGTTCGATCTTTGGATACAACAAAAAGTGCGTGAACAGAGAATCGACGAAACTGTAAGTGTTGTAGCGGATAGTGCTAAGGCAATGCCAGCCGACTCGACAACGAAGCAAGGGAAATAACGCAATGAGCCATCCACCGAAAAGCGGTATGGTCGATTGGTTGACGACTGCCGATCACAAAAAAATCGGAATCATGTATCTGTTATTTGCGCTCTTCAATTCGTTATTTGGTGGCGCATTTGCTGGGTTTATTCGGATGCAGTTGTTCACTGCCGATGGTCATGTATTGTCTCCGACGCTTTACAATCAATTCCTTACAATGCACGGCTCGGTTATGATAT contains:
- the coxB gene encoding cytochrome c oxidase subunit II — protein: MKQHCKKWAAILLPLIGTTSAFAASSGMTTWLFDPVSPISEQVKNDFWYTMALIMPFMFLAHGLLIYAIVKFRAKPGGKAAKFHENLPLEIAWTAIPTLAIILIAIPAYRLLKAMEVPPKSDLVVEVVGHQFFWEYKYLKYNIGYSEAPIVVPVNSVVTLNGTSVDVIHSWFIPAIGVKFDVNPGKMTHSWFKATKVGHYKGQCAELCGKLHAAMYIDLKVVTQDEFDLWIQQKVREQRIDETVSVVADSAKAMPADSTTKQGK